The following proteins come from a genomic window of Diorhabda carinulata isolate Delta chromosome X, icDioCari1.1, whole genome shotgun sequence:
- the LOC130901509 gene encoding alkaline phosphatase, producing MICFQNVALYLFTTFFISNTVTSISINEDQSYWRTNGHDSLMEALNTKTVVGVAKNVILFIADGMGMTTMTSSRIYGKTEKGFLAWEKLDNIGVLKVYSANKLVPDSCSTATALFCGVKANHKTSGVDASVDVDDCEASLKPESNLKSIIDWGQEAGKSTGFVTTTRVTHATPSALYAHTPNRNWECESRIPASSAKCKDIARQLVEDSPGKNIQVIMGGGRQCLQSSVQDTIADPIDTWSCYSKDGRDLIGKWIDHKQSQNYSYQVLNNNEELNNLDLSKEYTLGIFANGHLKYDYERDKGPRGMPSLSNMTEKAIQLLRKNQNGFILMVEGGMIDQAHHRGHARKALGEVIGLSDAVEKALELTDPMETLIILTSDHSHSMLLTGYPNRTQGVLSFTKSEMDDLPFTSLVYGTGGPNNYQFMVDNGTITRENPSKNNTADWEYSQQALVYTDEVTHSGADVLVFARGPMAHLINSVHEQTYIAYVIAYASKIGPYAQNAAAEINLYSNMYMLTALLYMLLN from the exons ATCAATCTTATTGGAGAACAAATGGACACGATTCATTAATGGAAGCATTAAACACAAAAACAGTGGTAGGTGttgcaaaaaatgttattttatttattgccgACGGAATGGGTATGACAACCATGACCAGCTCGAGGATAtatggaaaaactgaaaaaggaTTCTTAGCATGGGAAAAACTTGATAATATTGGCGTACTGAAG GTCTATTCTGCAAATAAACTAGTACCAGATTCCTGTAGTACTGCAACAGCGCTTTTTTGTGGAGTGAAAGCGAATCACAAAACTTCCGGTGTAGATGCGTCTGTAGATGTTGATGATTGTGAAGCATCATTAAAACCAGAATCCAATTTGAAGAGTATAATCGACTGGGGACAAGAAGCTGGAAAATCTACAg GTTTTGTAACCACTACGAGAGTAACACATGCAACGCCAAGTGCATTATACGCACATACTCCCAATAGGAACTGGGAATGTGAAAGTAGAATACCTGCTTCTAGTGCAAAATGTAAAGATATTGCCAGACAACTTGTAGAAGATTCTCCTGGAAAGAATATACAG GTAATAATGGGAGGTGGTAGACAGTGTCTTCAATCGTCTGTACAAGATACAATAGCAGATCCCATTGATACGTGGTCTTGTTATAGCAAAGATGGCAGAGATTTAATAGGAAAGTGGATAGATCATAAACAGTCACAAAACTATTCCTATCAAgttttgaataataatgaaGAACTAAATAATTTGGATCTGAGCAAAGAATACACTTTAg gaATTTTTGCGAATggtcatttgaaatatgattaCGAAAGAGACAAAGGACCTAGAGGAATGCCATCTTTATCCAATATGACAGAGAAAGCAATCCAGCTCCTACGTAAAAATCAGAATGGATTCATTCTAATG GTAGAAGGGGGCATGATTGACCAAGCTCATCATCGCGGCCATGCACGGAAAGCTTTAGGAGAAGTTATTGGCTTAAGTGATGCGGTCGAAAAAGCTTTGGAATTGACTGACCCTATGGaaactttaattattttaacaagCGATCATTCTCATTCGATGTTGCTTACTGGTTATCCTAACAGGACTCAAGGTGTTCTTT CGTTTACAAAATCTGAGATGGATGATTTACCGTTTACTTCTTTGGTTTATGGAACGGGAGGTCCTAATAATTATCAGTTTATGGTAGACAACGGAACCATAACTAGGGAAAATCCTTCCAAAAATAACACAGCAGATTGGGAATATTCCCAACAAGCTTTGGTATATACAGATGAGGTAACGCATAGTGGAGCTGATGTATTGGTTTTTGCTAGAG GTCCTATGGCGCATCTAATCAATTCTGTGCATGAACAAACTTACATAGCATATGTTATAGCATACGCTAGTAAAATTGGACCATATGCTCAAAATGCAGCAGCAGAAATTAAtctttattcaaatatgtatATGTTAACAGCtcttttatatatgttacttaactaa